From a single Nicotiana tomentosiformis chromosome 2, ASM39032v3, whole genome shotgun sequence genomic region:
- the LOC138905438 gene encoding uncharacterized protein: MVLAQERGQGSDKRSCQFSGQGRHGQFQGQQSQPSKSYYTCGDLRHIARFCPRALGSSQQQGSRAMIPAPAVSSPAQPARGRGQIVRGGCHPFRGLPRDVVQSGEAQPRFYAFPTRPEAESSDVVIKCIVSICHRYASVLFDPGSTYSYVSSYFASYLVVPRDSLSASVSVSIPVGDSIMVDHV, translated from the exons atggttctcgcacaggagagagggcaagGGTCTGATAAGAGGTCTTGTCAGTTCAGTGGGCAGG GTCGACATGGccagttccagggtcagcagtcacaaccgTCGAAGTcctattatacttgtggtgatctgagacacattgctagattttgccctaggGCATTGGGCAGTTCACAGCAACAGGGTTCccgtgctatgattccagcaccagctgtttcgtcacctgcccagccagctaggggtaggGGTCAGATAGTTAGAGGTGGATGCCATCCATTTAGAGGCCTTCCCAGGGACGTGGTTCAGAGTGGTGAGGCCCAACccagattttatgcttttccaactaggcctgaggccgagtcatccgatgttGTGATCAAATGTATTGTTTCAATTTGCCATAGatatgcttcagttttatttgatccaggatctacttattcctatgtgtcctcatattttgcttcatatctggttgtgcctcgtgattctctgagtgcttctgtgagTGTGTCCataccggtgggagattctattatggtagatcatgtctag
- the LOC138905437 gene encoding uncharacterized protein, translating into MMKRLSINVPLVEALEQMPGYAKFVKDLVTNKRSMNFETIKVTHQVSVILHSMSPKLEDLGAFTIPCTIRSAEYAKSLCDLGRLLGVIEDVLVCVDKYILPPDFFILDCEVDYEVPIILGKHFLATGKALIDVEAGELTFRVGDENVVFHV; encoded by the exons atgatgaagagactctcgatcaatgtgccattagttgaagctttggagcaaatgcccggttatgcaaagtttgtgaaggatttggtgacaaataaGCGATccatgaattttgaaactatcaaagtgactcatcaagtgagtgtaaTTTTGCATTCAATgtctcctaaattggaagatctcggtgctttcacaatcccttgtaccattagAAGTGCCGAGTATGCTAaatctctttgtgatcttggg agactattgggagtgattgaagatgtattggtctGTGTTGATAAGTACATTCTTCCACCGGATTTtttcattcttgattgtgaagtggactatgaggtgccgattattcttggaaaacatttccttgctacggggaaggctcttattgatgtggaagccggagaactcacttttcgggtgggtgatgaaaatgtGGTATTCCACGTGTGA
- the LOC138905436 gene encoding uncharacterized protein produces MTPYHPQASGQANVSNWEIKIILSKTVNANRTDWSKKLNDALWAYRTTFKTPIEMSSYRLVFGKDCHLLVELKHKAMWAPKKLNLDWDAAPNLRVAHLKEFDEFRYHAYEVRPCTKR; encoded by the coding sequence atgactccctatcatccacaagctagcggtcaagcaAATGTCTCCAACTGGGAAATAAAGattatcttgtccaaaacagtgaatgctaaccggacggattggtcaaagaagcttaatgatgctttatgggcttatcggactactttcaaaactcctatcgaaATGTCttcataccggttggtgttcggcaaagattgtcatcttctggtggaacttaagcacaaagccatgtgggctccaaagaagttgaatcttgactGGGATGCAGCccctaacttgagggttgcacatttgaaagaatttgatgagttccggtaccatgcctatgaagttcgtccttgtacaaagagatgA